One part of the Phaenicophaeus curvirostris isolate KB17595 chromosome 2, BPBGC_Pcur_1.0, whole genome shotgun sequence genome encodes these proteins:
- the MARCKS gene encoding myristoylated alanine-rich C-kinase substrate, whose amino-acid sequence MGAQFSKTAAKGEASAEKPGEAVASSPSKANGQENGHVKVNGDASPAAAEAGKEEVQANGSAPAEETGKEEAASSEPASEKEAAEAESTEPASPAEGEASPKTEEGATPSSSGETPKKKKKRFSFKKSFKLSGFSFKKNKKEAGEGAEGEGGAAAAAEGGKEEAAAPEAAGGEEGKGGAEEPSAAEAPKEGAGDSQEAKSDEAAPEKAAGEEAPAAAAAEEQPQQQQAEGKGKGEEAAGAATSEAGEQEAAPAEEARQEPPPAAESSPEAPAEPAE is encoded by the exons ATGGGTGCCCAGTTCTCCAAGACCGCTGCAAAGGGCGAAGCCTCCGCCGAGAAACCTGGGGAAGCAGTGGCTTCATCTCCATCCAAGGCGAATGGACAg GAGAACGGCCACGTGAAGGTGAACGGCGACGCCTCCCCCGCGGCGGCGGAGGCGGGCAAGGAGGAGGTGCAGGCGAACGGCAGCGCGCCCGCCGAGGAGACGGGCAAGGAGGAGGCGGCCTCGTCGGAACCCGCCTCCGAGAAGGAGGCGGCCGAGGCGGAGAGCACAGAGCCGGCCTCCCCGGCCGAGGGCGAGGCCTCCCCCAAGACCGAGGAGGGCGCGACCCCCTCGTCCAGCGGCGAGAccccgaaaaaaaaaaagaagcgcTTTTCCTTCAAGAAATCCTTTAAGCTCAGCGGGTTCTCCttcaagaagaacaagaaggagGCCGGCGAGGGCGCCGAGGGCGAGGGCGGCGCGGCCGCGGCGGCGGAGGGCGGcaaggaggaggcggcggcccCCGAGGCGGCGGGCGGCGAGGAGGGCAAGGGCGGCGCCGAGGAGCCCAGCGCGGCCGAGGCGCCCAAGGAGGGCGCGGGGGACTCGCAGGAGGCCAAATCGGACGAGGCCGCCCCCGAGAAGGCGGCGGGAGAAGAggccccggcggcggcggcggcggaggagcagccgcagcagcagcaagcggaggggaaggggaagggtgAGGAGGCGGCGGGCGCCGCCACGAGCGAGGCGGGCGAGCAGGAGGCGGCCCCCGCGGAGGAGGCGCGGCAGgagcccccccccgccgccgagAGCAGCCCGGAGGCGCCCGCCGAGCCGGCCGAGTAA